The window AGCTCATTGGACAACTTATTTTCTTTCACTCCatcacaaagaaaaataattgaCTTCGGTATGCGTCTTAGAGCATCCACAGTGGTTAAAACCCACTGTGAGCTCTTTCGTTGCCACATCTACgccacatcaaaagttaaaaacctcACACATCTTTCCACTATCAAAAAACCTCTCAACAACTTCTTCATGGGTCCtacacttttcattatatataattcacatttctccttcatattttacattatacaccattcaatttttataaaatttaaatttaccacttgctaacataaaataacattaataattaaaaaaaaaaacataaatattacAGTGCATCAAATGAAAAGACAtacattataataatatataaaaataaacgtAAACTCATCTACACCAGGTCATGTCTCTGTTTAATTTTTTCCACCATTTTCTCATGTAAATAAAGTTGTCCTGATGTCATCTCACTAGTATcctgtaatgacccgaccctcttggcccatttggcgacctctcatgtcgtcgaccgtcggcccttatgtcgtcggcccatttggcgacctctaatgttgtcgaccgacgaaccttggctgtgccgttactcactaggactttccacccctggtcagtggatttttgccttccccaggattcgaactctaaacctctaggcttaagtattagagtttatgaatcctggtaatcaAGTGAGATCAATATCcttcataagaatttcataatccttatgaaagatcTCGACTTCCCGCAGAGCCATTTTTTGcatttgatattctttaatatcttgCCATTCTTTGTCGATGTTATGTTCCATTATGTCGCCCTCTCTGCTTTAGATTTGCCCTTCCTCTTCGCTGCCTTTTGCGCTATCGGACGAATGCGGACTTCAGAGTCATCTAAATCAACACTTGTATCTGGATTTGATGTTGAAGTGTTTCCTCCTGACTCGGATGTCCTTGCCTTCTTGTTAGAGTAATGAGCAAGTGGTTGTGGAGTAtatttctcgtagtctttgagaaccctccacacatgcatatacttaaaatccttgttattgttgttggcttTCCACATATTCAGTGCATTCTCCAACACATTCTCGTTACTCTAACCACTTTGCcaatgagtataaaaattattataagttgCAGAAAATTTATTTACCATCGGTGCAAACCTGTAATAATGTGATTTCAGACGCTGATAGCTTCTCATCATAGATCCAGTGGGGTGATGTTTGTTGTAGTAATTAGCAATACGTTTCCAAAAAGCttgatgttggtgcgggaagcatccgacgatcgaacttgtgttttgataatggcaaaggattcaaagttaaggtgttttgttttctaacaagtctacttgaggatttcaggaaagtcctagctgcggttaggcaaagggaaaaaccctaaggggtggtaactctaggtcatagggggtggtaaccctatgcggtaagtcttggtaggtcgacgtcttcaggcaaaagtcctagggggtggtaaccctaggtggaaagtcctggtgtcgcgaaccaggtgaaagactggactggccgggaagcggatgtccagcagaaagtccggaagcgtcgagtgctgagcaaaagtccagtcgatctggaggatcgactggcaacaggtaaatctcctaagtggagtaggtgagggcgcgttccccgtagagggaacagtaggcgtcgggtcgacctagggtttccggtcgaaaatccgaagtcagacccggacagtccggagactgtcgaactttcattcatatttatgatattatgtgtgctaactttgtcttgtaggatatgtgtgtagtttgtagactaacacattgtgcagggacaaaagagcaacattagcctcggatgaacagtgtccgaggcgcctccatggagcttggaggcgcctcgggtgtgaaggtgagctggctgtgcgctggctttggaggcgccttaaagggcagtgaaggtgccttggaccgcagcatggaggcgccttgaaggcgcgtgaaggcgccttcagagggataatgcgcgacttgatcagcgcttatcgacgcatgcaacccggggcttggaggcgcctcggacagccttggaggtgcctccagcgccCTTTATAAGCAGTGTTCGAGCACCTCTTTCAAACACAACTCTCTCTGAATAATCTCTTGCTACGTGCTGCGAACctgacgacccagaagtgctgcgacgcgacaccaacgacccggaactacgcttctccatctttagttgtcggtataaagtttatgagctgtaaattcctataattgtacaaattatcgtgcttatagttgttgcccaccgaaagcgatcaaggatcgcgggccttcgagtaggagtcgatctaggctccgaacgaagtaaatagtttgcctctttgtgtgattgtttttatttccgctgcatttactcgaacggttttacgattccgaaaaacgaaatagccgcgagcgctattcaccccccctcctctctagcgcggtctcgatccaacacttgatcCTTCTGGTCATTACCAATGATTGCATCAGTGCTTATAGTTGTCCATGACTTCGCAAGGACCACatcttcatcgggagaccaaaatcttcTTTTCGATTCATTTTCCTCCAGCTCAACTTCACGCTCTTCTTGTGATGAGTGTGGTGGCACCTGAGTTGCTGGAACAGATGATGGCGTTAGAGATTCTTTGTCGCTGATAGATGGATGAATAGTCGCCCTTCTAGATTCATTCGAAAGTATGACAGGTGGTTGATTAGGAGAAACCCCGTAAGGATAATGCATTCCAAGTTGGCTACCCATTGTTGACCAGTCTTGGGATGGATACATACCAAATGGAGCTGAGGCGGTGTTACTTGGATTCCGCGGCtgcaaaaaattttgagaactttgggaatttggaaaatttggagaatattgtggaacatatgaaatattttgaaaatttggaggatattgtggttgagagaaaaaatgaggatattggatatttggaggaatgcgagtattttgagaagatgtatttccttccgtatttgaagaattcaaaagattCGTAAAGGAAGTATTGAGATTTTCATCCATAACGAATACAAATAGGGAATGAAAGGAAGAATTGAATTGAGAGCAAAGATAGCAATGGAATGAATGGAATGAATGAAATAGATcacatatttatagattttttatatattaaaaaatttaattataaccgTTGAACAACGACTAAAAATTAGCCGTTGCTCAACGGCATACAACGGTTGTTCTCACTGAAATGAGAAGCAAATTTTAATTACCagactttttgattttttttaattattaaaaaaattaaaaaaaaaatgaaaagacgaAGAAGCAGCTTGCTTCTTCGTTTTAATCAAAAATCCTCCTTCCACTATGAAAGGAGGTTTTCGCCAAGTCCACGTCACAGTGGGAGCTCTTTCCGAGCTCCCACTGTGGATGCTCTTAGAGTATTGGTTGTCAACGAGACTTACATAAGTTGAAACAGTGCAGATAGTACAACAATAAATAGGACTTGTATAATTATTAGCTTGATGAGGAAGGAGATAAGAACTCTCAATCAACATAAAGTTCGAATATCTAGTTGATGATTTCTTGCTCTtggaataagaacaagtggtcgAGCCTTCTTCAACACAATTCCAAACACCCCACTGAGCTCAAGTTCATGCCCTTCTGGCAACTCCCAATCAAAGCAGTGCAGGAAGGAAGCCAACATGTATATTATCATCCTCTGCGACAAAGAAATCGCCACGCATATCCTCCTCCCCAGTCCAAATGGCAGATAGATACAAGTATTTCCACGAAAATCATAATTCTGATTCCCCTGTAAAAATCTCTCGGGTCGAAACTGCAAGGGATCTTCCCACAGAGCAGGGTCTCTGTGAATTGCCCAAACATTTATGAAGACCTTGGAACCTTTGGGAATGGTGTACCCACCTAGTACGAAAGTGGAGCTGGGCGAGTGGGGAACCAGCAGAGGAATCACTGGATGCAGGCGGAGCGTCTCCTTCATCACAGCGCAAAGGTAAGGCAATTTTGGCAGGTCTGACTCTTCCACTAGGCGTCCTTTACCGACCACTGCGTCGAGCTCATTTCTTACTCTCTTCATGGCTTCGGGGTTGCACATCAGCTCAGACATCGCCCATTCTACTGCACTTGTGGATGTATCTGTTCCTGCCATTACTAGATCCTAAAACAAAAACAATAAAACAGAGTGATGTTAAGTTTAATGTGTGCGTTAAGCTAGCGAGATGGAATTGAGTAAAGCAAAATAGATGGAGGGACGTACAAGGAACAAGCCCTTGACATTGTCCAGAGTGAATGACTCCTTATCATCCTTTTCCAGAACCTGCATCATCACTTTTAGGAAACCTTCGCCGTGTTTCTCTTCTGCAAACTTGGCAAACAACAAAGTATAACGCTCATAAAGTTCCTTCATCCTCCTCGACAAACCCTGCAAATCCAGCGCCGCAATCTTCGGAAAAAAGTCCGACACGTTTGGCACTGACAACATCCAGATGGACTCCTGGATCACCTTCCTGAACTGGCTCGCCGCGTCGTCGCTGGGCGTCACTCCCCATAGCATGCCCGTCATCACGTGGAACACCGTGGTAAACACCAGATCCCGCACGGCTACCGGCTCGCCGGCGCGGAGGCCGGAGACGGTCTGCTGGACCTCTCGGCACCGCAGGTGGCTGACAGCCTCGATGCCGGAGACGCTGAGGAGCTCGCGGACGGTGACCTTGCGGAGACTGCGCCAAAGCGGGCCGTGGGGGCACCACACCATGTTATGGCGGAGGGCGTCGGCGCTGCAAGCGGGGGGGTCGTGGTTAGCCAAGGCCTCGTCGTGGTCCTTGAAGGCCTCTCGGACAGCGGCTGGGGAGGAGAGAACGACGTGGAGCTTTGAGCCGAGGCGGAGGCTGAGGACGGGGCCATGTGTGAGGGCGAGGCGGCGGAAGTAGACGTGCAGTTCGGGTTCGAGGGAGAGGAGACTTCCAAGGAATGGAAGGCCGAGGGGCCCAGGGGGTAGGGGCGGCCTTCCTCGGCCGCAGCTCCGCCATCTCAGCCACCGCAGGAGGAAGACGGAGCAGAGTAGGGTTAGGAGAGAGATGGCGAGGTAAGACCTGATGGAGACCTTGTTACTTCCCTGCATTGGCGTACGATGCAATCAAACTCCTGATACTCAGCGCTATATATTAAAGCCCATCACCGTCTTATTTTTCCTCTACAATGTAAACTTACCGATGACGATGGAAGGAAAATTCACCTTGACTCAATTATTGAACAGGAAGGTGGGACCATTAACTAATTAACATGTGTTTCAGGCCTAAATTCTTGAACCATTAACTGATTAACATGTGTTTCAGGCCTAAATTCTTGAAccattaactaattaatatatatatatatatatatatatatatatatatatatatatatatttttttttttttttttgatcctgtccgaaagctgaatcaatggacactgggcacgtggcgtttTCCAACGactgacgtagatctcctgacTGCTAGCACGGGCCTCTgctgaacctgcacagaagtcgggccgggaaggggttcccggcgacgaccctccgatgctcaagtcaggtaaagctcgacaacaagaaagtggctccaagaatcgtagaatgcgtacctccgtcgaaggatgagagcctttatatagggctgtggagaaacGGGTACACggataccgaggtgtacacgtgtccttagcccatacccaaGTAAAGgtctgtcagtgagcttacctgactccatattgctacagtccaagcacgtcttcgatgggacagcggatccttctgctgtaggattttgagtatggcctgaacgtagaacatgcctgctgtcagaataagatgtcccttgtccttttccccttaccccttgcctaacatccggccggacaaccttcgccttacgtccggccgacCGGATATGTATGGTGGTTGGGAGATTCTCAGTCATGTGCTTGGTGGATACTGCTAGCAGCATGCTACCtcctgtcttcggccgagcgtgccctccGCTCGGCCTTGCGATCTTGtccaatgagcgccggaaccttGCCTTTCGCCAGGGTGCCTTTGACCATCAACTAgacaccggccggccggccgATCGCCCCCCCCTCTCCGGCCAGCCAcctgccctttgacttccacgtggcgttgactccacagaacgggggtcccctgttcttaccgccggatcatatatatatatatatatatatatatatatttggatattttttttaaaaaacttatttttattattaaaatgatgttttatataaaaataaaataagaatctcattctaaatttttagattactccttttatattattataatattttttttgtcacaattattaattttaaataattttgattaatattaaaatacttttACATTTTAATAATTTTGCCTATTGTCTACTCATAGTTTTGACCCACGTTATATTAGTTTTGACAACTACTAAAATAATTTCTACTCTTAAAAGTTAACTATTGGAATAAAACTAACAATTCTAATAAATAGCCAATCTAAGTGGTTAGGTTCCAACAGCTAGTAAATGTAAGCGTCCAATTCTAACGTTTTCAGTTCCACATCTAGAAATTACAAGTAGAGAAAAATATTAGAGTCTAATAAATAAGATTTCATTCTCCcatttacaaaataaaaaaattatcttctCCTTTAGCAAAAGAAACACTCCTCTTGCACGAAGTGTTAGACCAATTTAACCTCTTTTTTGTGAAGCTTCATTTGCAATATTTATTCTTAATTATCTTTTAGAAGAGTTGTTCCCTCTTTGCTTgtggatttaattttttttatgagtttTCACATTGATGGGCGTTGAAGtagttttgtatttttttttttaactaatgtTAACATAATTTTACTAGCACGAAGACATCTGAGATTAAAGAAATTAAGATAAGACATTTTTTTCATATGAGATACCTTttaatgataataaaaataaaaaagtttttttttaaattttttttacagttTATTTTAACACTATTTTTTTGTATAGATTATTGTGTTTTTTTAGCCaaaccatatgcatttattaaaGACACTCAAATTCTGAGGAAGAAAGGAAAACAATAGTATTAGCTGACATTGTCATATGAGGGGAGATAAAATTGTAGtaagtaaaaatttaattttttatagctAACGCACCCTTGGGGCCTAGATCTTCTgtaggtaagaaaatttagtatatttattaaatctaataaatttaataaagcaCATGTTAAGAAATATTCTCAGAATAAAAGGATGATTCGATGTTATAATTGTAATTGATCTTGTCAAAAATctgagaaaataaaattatcGGTATGACGTGGCTGGAATGTTGACTGCATCTCCATGACTCAGATGATGAGTTGTCTTCTATATTGACTAAGTCGTCGGAAGTCTTCTAGTCAACGCTACCTGTAAACAGTGATCGGGTTGCCCCGATCCCTgacaccccgatgctcgaggcaggtcCCAATAATATATAAGAAACAGGCTAAATGAATAGTGGAATAATGAGGCCCCGGGGAggggggcaccctcggatggatcggtgagctgatCGCGATGCTGATCGAGTCGTCACATCCCTGAAGAGTAGATACATGTCCACCAGCTGAGTAGCTGGATCCGGCGACTCGGAGTCGGATGCGATATGGATATGCAGGACGACATACAGTCTAACTACAGCAATAGCTCGCAGGTCAAAATAGCGGCACGAAGGTCGGAATACAACAGCGACCCGCAGGCCGGGATATGACAACACCACATAGAGtaagaatgtatactaaaagtctacctttttgtataaacatttattttgaaataagaatcacattggtcaaatatatacatttatatgttaaatgtagttgttcatttaatttatattgaagataacatggtgtgtggtgtcacacagaagatcatgttattagttctttataaattataaatagttgctcacaaccaagatggaatgcgACAAACCAtgggaatggttgtagtataatttggtattagtttatcttgactataaaattatactagtacactctgagtgtattgagcaggaccattttgaGGTtgctctttttatactgactgtaaaaaagaacaggacatttgttattatggatgtacgcaCTCTTAATcattatataataacaagcacgtatacttaatatttatttttttaatttatcaaaaggtgagatttagttcgttaaatcaatagacccgataagttgggaaatgatattatttatatggtgtgttgttgattatagaatgaaactgtgtcctagtgatctaggttgatgatgcctccttgaggagctcataacgattgtcatgtaaaccctgcaggtggacttagtccgacatgacaataaggttgagtggtactactattggagctaaatattaattaagtgagttgtcagtaattcatttaattagtggacattcgatatcttaaacacaaggagactaacacactcatgataagaaggagcccatattttaatgtaggattgatgcggtagtgcaataataactctttagtggtatgagttattattgatgaacttaagttgggtgttcggggtgaacacgggaagttcaagctcattgggagaccaaaactaattccttttctcggtccctattgtaccctcttatttataaagtcttatatctacccaaagcccagcttcttaaccatgcttaagggccggccacatctttgcttggagcccaagcaaggggccgaccatatcataagaaaaggaagttttattaaaaataaaattttgataaagtctttccttttatgatatcatccacatggttttaaaagagagttttaaattttaaaatctttccttttatagcttttctacaaaggattaaaaaaaagagagagatttgaaatatttctttatttgtagttatctataatgtgaaataaagattttaacttttgataaactttccttttttgtaaccatgttttaaaagagaagttttattttaaaatattttcttttatagatatccataaaaggatttaaaagagaaatattttaacttataaaacattccttttatagctattcacaaaagagattttagaagagagattttaattttgtttaaaatctttccttcctTAGAACACAATcttgtggccggccataccaTGATAGAAAacgaagttttattttttgttataaaactttccttttttgcaatcaccaaggattataaaagaagaggaggtggttcCTTATGGTTTAATACATCTCTTATTCCTCTTCTCTATTCCTTGTGGTTggctctccctcttctccctttcctcttctttGTGGCTGGTGGCATCAAGCCTTGGAGAGACAtcggtggccggttgcttggagaagaagaagaaataagtgaAGGAGGTATTGCATCCTAGTATCCTTTGGTGGaaggtggccaaaacttggaagcaaaggaagaagcttgggtggatttcgtcttggtagatcgtcgcccacacgacgtccaagagaaggagaggaatacaacagaagatcaagagatctataagctacaaaaggtataactagttatttatttccgcatcatgactagctcatccttttgtatagatcttgaaaaaccaaacacaagaggttatcgattttaggttatcgttttgttattgattttatttttcgatttcatgttttcgatattgtgcttctattgaggtctctgtagttaaacctagtttattgtaagaagttaaatatctgatttctttgaaaggttttgtctaagaagtggtggatgatcccatacccaagaaggcctagtggctcgccatgtttaacctagaagccgatctttgaaatagatatttaattaacttttgtaatatggcttaacttatgaagaacacattggttaaacttggaataaaaatgttaagtatcgtttccaatccaagtttaacttctgaaggacaatttggattattaatgttaagcatcgtttgcaatccaaatttaacttcagtagagcacatgagtagctaggatagttctatgcttgtacaaatttttgtacaagggaactagaacagtattctgagtagcaaccaacaattggtatcagagctaggttttacatctgtgtgtttggtttttagtttaattatgcacatgtcatacatattttaggcatgaaaatagtaggatgtgcaaatagattaactctgtggttgcagactccaactattatgacctattgtgattatgtgtgattggaccctcggacatgtcgagggcattttatgtatatgcatgattgtatttattaaatacagcaggagttgtattagttttaggattttacattttgttcgatctagactttatgtacattcctttgtggaatataggatcgatatatgtaaaattttatttttgtcgcagattgtatccttgcgaggcatggtgctatttgaggaccagggGCGCAGCGAAAAAAGAAGCTCAATGGATGTGACGACATGAGACCTAGGGCTGGCGGCTAGGTTTGATGACTGCTAGGGCTGGCGGCAGACGGAGGACAGCGATGGAAGAagttataatagttggaaaattatttttccatatttattacttttatttgctgtgatgtgtgtgtgtgtgcatgtgatgtgtgcttgcatgttaaaatcctcatcttaaataactaagtgggagagagattttaaataaattccacggtctccattactggtttgtaagtgatgcaaacaaacttgcgcgttcgctttgagtgccttcctccacatcggatgagtttgtttgcggatcactagatcaaacttcctttatggatgattataggaaattatttaggagcgtgtgatcttctccatctgaaggggcacaattttatttaatggactaaatatcaagtaatggtatacacttaagcgcatttaataatatcctttctatcagagtcactgctattatttgtgtgaacgaaggaataccaactattaattttatttgtcataaagttaggttgagaagaataaaattaataggtaaaacctcctcttacaaatgtttaaatttgtatacgtccacactatcgtgacatacaaaatttacggtgttttaaggtgttggtgaatttaaatgatattgtttgaggaatcaatattattctaaattcttaagttttgaccaaaacttattttgtgattcttaagatttcaAATGGCCTTCAACCCACTTGTtgttattctaaaagaaaacaaacttactagtcccaattacatagattggaaaataaacctggacattgtcctaactgctgaaggctataagtttgtactgttagaggtctgccctaatgagcctaatagtgattctagtgaagaggagattgagtatcataagaaatgggtcaaggtagatgagatgacacggtgttacattttggcttctatgtgaAATGttctgcaacatcagcatcaggccatgcctactgcctataacatgatgtataatttcaaggaactcttcggacaccagaatcaggttgctaggcaagaggctatgagaaacttaatgacagccaccatgtaagagggggcacccgtaagggatcatatcctcaaaataatggcttacttgaacgagatacaaatctttggagctgaaatcgatggagaaatccaggtcgatatcattctccaaacgctacccaaaagttttgagcagttctgcctgaagtacaatatgaataaaaggatttattcattggcggaactattgatagaacttcaagcagcagaagggctatttcgtcatacttctcaaatccactttgctgaaaatgtttctacttctaagtcgaaaggcaagaagaagaagaagaaacaagctggctcg is drawn from Zingiber officinale cultivar Zhangliang chromosome 1B, Zo_v1.1, whole genome shotgun sequence and contains these coding sequences:
- the LOC121981885 gene encoding flavonoid 3'-monooxygenase CYP75B137-like is translated as MQGSNKVSIRSYLAISLLTLLCSVFLLRWLRWRSCGRGRPPLPPGPLGLPFLGSLLSLEPELHVYFRRLALTHGPVLSLRLGSKLHVVLSSPAAVREAFKDHDEALANHDPPACSADALRHNMVWCPHGPLWRSLRKVTVRELLSVSGIEAVSHLRCREVQQTVSGLRAGEPVAVRDLVFTTVFHVMTGMLWGVTPSDDAASQFRKVIQESIWMLSVPNVSDFFPKIAALDLQGLSRRMKELYERYTLLFAKFAEEKHGEGFLKVMMQVLEKDDKESFTLDNVKGLFLDLVMAGTDTSTSAVEWAMSELMCNPEAMKRVRNELDAVVGKGRLVEESDLPKLPYLCAVMKETLRLHPVIPLLVPHSPSSTFVLGGYTIPKGSKVFINVWAIHRDPALWEDPLQFRPERFLQGNQNYDFRGNTCIYLPFGLGRRICVAISLSQRMIIYMLASFLHCFDWELPEGHELELSGVFGIVLKKARPLVLIPRARNHQLDIRTLC